From Butyricimonas paravirosa, one genomic window encodes:
- a CDS encoding S9 family peptidase, producing MLKKLVISLFLLVSVGTFGQQKANYELAERFRRITQMPLTKNSLEVNPCFINNTDRFWYSFRTSEGKNYYLVDPAKKEKRLLFDNAELLMKISEITKKGYNHKDLELNLDFDGDGETIRFWFDRKDFTYNIKTKELKLEEKQKGRTKYNPYWMYYCQDSSYMLFAKRHNLYIVGNASKGKDTTGVQLTTDGERYYTFNREDEGEVDERMGCSAQWFKTGHKFYAVRDDSRKVEDLWLIDALAEPRPRLKTYKAELAGDKNVVQFELLIGDADTREVKKINIDRWKDQYVDILYASNDAKRLYFQRYKRTWDECEICVVDTETGEVKVLIHEVDKPYLDYQMRAIHFLNDGNEILFRSERSGWGHYYLYDKDGNLKNQVTSGAWVAGPIMKIDTARRQIYFIGLGKEKEIDPYYYVLYRADLDKANAITLLTPENASHDVDISPSSKYIVDCYSRVDMEPVNVVRDRKGKVILDLEKADLESLYAFGWKKPERFKVKAADGVTDIYGVMWKPADFDSTKIYPIISSVYPGPFFEYVQTRFTINDDLNTRLAQVGFIVVSLGHRGGTPMRGKYYHTYGYGNQRDYPLADDKYAIEQLAERYSFINEEKVGIFGHSGGGFMSTSALLTYPDFYSAAVSSAGNHDNNIYNKGFVEIHYGVKENKRVVKDSVNGDREEITFETKSKTNQELVKNYKGGLLIVTGDMDKIVHPSHTLRVVEALIQAGKNFDMIVLPGSTHGFFGENGDFFERKMWFHFAKYLLGDDSANYQGDIDYFMKKH from the coding sequence ATGTTAAAGAAATTAGTTATTAGTCTGTTTCTGCTTGTTTCTGTTGGAACATTCGGGCAGCAAAAAGCGAATTATGAGCTTGCCGAACGTTTCCGGCGTATAACACAAATGCCTTTGACGAAGAATAGCTTGGAAGTGAATCCTTGTTTTATTAATAACACGGATCGTTTTTGGTATTCTTTCCGCACGAGTGAGGGGAAAAACTATTATTTAGTTGATCCGGCTAAGAAAGAGAAACGTTTGCTTTTCGACAATGCAGAGCTATTAATGAAAATCAGTGAGATCACTAAAAAGGGATACAATCACAAAGATTTAGAATTGAATCTTGATTTCGATGGGGATGGGGAAACTATTCGTTTTTGGTTTGATAGAAAAGATTTTACTTATAATATCAAAACGAAAGAATTAAAACTAGAAGAAAAGCAGAAGGGGCGGACGAAGTATAATCCTTATTGGATGTATTATTGTCAGGATAGTTCTTATATGTTGTTTGCTAAGCGGCATAATCTCTATATCGTGGGAAATGCGAGTAAAGGTAAGGACACGACTGGAGTGCAATTAACGACTGACGGAGAACGTTATTATACTTTTAATCGAGAGGATGAAGGCGAAGTGGATGAACGTATGGGATGTTCTGCCCAATGGTTTAAGACGGGACACAAGTTTTACGCTGTTCGAGACGATTCCCGTAAGGTGGAGGATTTGTGGTTGATCGATGCTTTAGCAGAGCCTCGTCCTCGCCTGAAAACTTATAAGGCAGAATTAGCGGGTGATAAAAACGTGGTTCAATTCGAATTATTAATCGGGGATGCGGATACTCGGGAGGTAAAAAAGATTAATATTGATCGTTGGAAAGATCAATATGTAGATATTTTGTATGCTAGTAATGATGCAAAACGACTTTATTTTCAACGTTACAAGAGAACGTGGGATGAATGTGAGATTTGTGTAGTCGATACGGAAACGGGAGAGGTGAAAGTGTTGATACATGAAGTTGACAAGCCTTATTTAGATTATCAAATGCGAGCAATTCATTTCTTGAATGATGGAAACGAGATCCTTTTCCGTTCAGAACGTAGTGGGTGGGGACATTACTATTTGTATGATAAAGATGGTAATTTGAAAAATCAAGTGACATCTGGGGCATGGGTGGCCGGACCGATTATGAAGATTGATACCGCCCGTCGACAGATTTATTTTATAGGTTTGGGAAAAGAGAAAGAGATTGATCCTTACTATTATGTCCTTTACCGTGCTGATCTGGATAAGGCTAATGCAATAACATTGTTGACCCCGGAAAATGCTTCACATGACGTGGATATATCTCCATCAAGCAAGTATATTGTGGATTGTTATTCCCGGGTGGACATGGAGCCCGTCAACGTGGTGCGTGACCGGAAAGGAAAAGTGATTCTGGATTTGGAGAAAGCGGATTTGGAGAGCCTTTATGCTTTCGGTTGGAAAAAGCCCGAGCGTTTTAAAGTGAAAGCTGCTGACGGGGTAACGGATATTTATGGTGTGATGTGGAAACCAGCGGATTTCGATTCCACGAAAATTTATCCAATTATTTCGTCTGTTTACCCAGGACCGTTTTTTGAATACGTGCAAACTCGTTTCACGATAAATGATGATTTAAATACTCGTTTGGCCCAGGTCGGTTTTATCGTAGTTTCTTTGGGACATCGGGGAGGAACGCCTATGAGAGGTAAATATTACCATACATATGGGTATGGCAACCAGCGGGATTATCCTTTGGCTGATGATAAATATGCAATTGAACAATTAGCAGAACGTTATTCTTTTATAAATGAGGAAAAAGTAGGTATTTTTGGTCATTCCGGAGGTGGATTTATGTCTACGTCGGCTTTGTTGACTTATCCTGATTTTTATAGTGCGGCGGTGTCGTCTGCTGGAAATCATGACAATAATATTTATAATAAAGGTTTTGTCGAAATTCATTACGGGGTGAAAGAGAATAAGCGAGTCGTCAAGGATAGCGTGAATGGAGATAGAGAGGAGATTACTTTCGAGACGAAGAGTAAAACGAATCAAGAATTGGTAAAGAATTATAAGGGAGGATTATTAATTGTGACGGGCGATATGGATAAGATTGTACATCCTTCGCATACTTTACGGGTTGTGGAAGCTTTGATTCAGGCCGGAAAAAATTTTGATATGATTGTATTGCCTGGTAGTACGCATGGTTTCTTTGGAGAAAATGGTGATTTCTTTGAACGGAAAATGTGGTTCCATTTTGCCAAATATTTGTTGGGAGATGATTCTGCCAATTATCAAGGAGATATCGATTACTTCATGAAAAAGCATTGA